The Streptomyces sp. NBC_00569 genomic sequence GCGGTGGACGTCTCGACCAGCTCGTCGAGCGTGTGGTCCTCACCGAGCCCGTACGCGTAGTAGGCCATGCGGCTCACCATGCCCGAGAGCGCCCGCGCCGCCATGAGCGGGTCGAGGCTGCGGTCCGCGAGCCCGCGGTCCTGGAGGTCCTTGATGGCGCGGGCGTTGCGGTCGGCGAACGCACGGCTCCGGCGCCGTCGCACCTCCCGGAACCCGGAGTCGCCGGCCGCGACCTGATCGAGGATCAGCATCAGCTTCGCGTTGCGTCTGTACGCCTCGAAATAGGCCCGGTTGCTGGCCTCGATCACGCCGACGGGCGAGCTGTCCTCGGGGTCGAGGCGCGGCATGCCCGGGTGCAGCATGTCGTCCTGCGCGACTTCGAGCACGGCCTGGAAGATCTCCTCCTTGCCGGCGAAGTACGTGTAGAAGGTGCCGGTCGAGCAGGCCGCCTCGGCGGTGATGTCGGTGAGGCGCGAGTCCAGATAGCCGTCCCGTTCGAACACGACGCGGGCCGCGGCCACGAGCGCGGCGCGGGTCCGGGCCCCGCGCGCGGTGGCGGGCGGTTCACGCAGGGCGGAGGTGTCCGCGAGCGAGGGGATGCCCTCCCCGTCGGGTGCGTGGCCGCGGGTGGTCATGTCGTGGGGCCTTCCTCTACTGGCTTGTGCTGCTGCTCGCCTGTTCTGCCCGCCGGGCGCTGCGCGCACCGGTGACGGCCGTACGGGAGCGAGGCGATCTTCGCACACCCGCGTGCGCCGATCGCCTCCGTCCTCCCTCGGCCCGGCAGGGCCCCGCACCGGGGCCGGACGGTCAGCCGGTGCGGCCCCACTGCGGCTCCCGGCGGCGAAGTTCCCGCATGGCGATGGTGCGCTTGTGGACCTCGTCGGGGCCGTCGGCGAGGCGCAGGGTGCGCAGATGCGCGTACATGCTGGCGAGCGGGAAGTCGTTGGAGACGCCGCCCCCACCGTGCACCTGGATGGCCCGGTCGACCACCTTGAGCGCGACCTCCGGTGCGGCCACCTTGATCGCGGCGATCTCGGTGCGCGCGTGCCGGTTCCCCACGGTGTCCATCAGGTACGCGGCCTTGAGGGTGAGCAGCCGGACCATGTCGATCTCGATGCGGGCCTCGGCGATCCAGTCCTGCACGTTGGCACGGTTCGCGACCGGCTCGCCGAAGGTCGTACGCGCCTGGGCGCGGTCGATCATCAGGTCGAGGGCGCGCTCGGCCATGCCGACGGCACGCATGCAGTGGTGGATGCGGCCGGGGCCGAGCCGGGCCTGGCTGATCATGAAGCCGTCGCCCTCTCCGGCGAGCAGCGCGGTGACCGGCACCCGGACGTCCTCGAAGACGACCTCGGCGTGCCCCTCGCGGTCCTGGTATCCGAAGACGGGGAGGTTGCGCAGGACGGTGACACCGGGAGTGTCGATGGGCACCACCATCATGCTCTGCTGACGGTGCGTCGCGGCCTCCGGCTCCGTCTTGCCCATCACGATGAGCACCTTGCAGTTCTTGTGCAGAGCGTTGGAGGTCCACCACTTGCGTCCGTTGAGGACGTAGTCGTCGCCGTCCCGCTCCATCCGGAGCTGGATGTTGGTGGCGTCGGAGCTCGCCACGGCGGGCTCGGTCATCGCGAAGGCGGAGGCTATCTCGCCGTCGAGGAGCGGCTTGAGCCACTTCTCCTTGTGCTCGTCGGTGCCGAAGAGCGTCAGCACCTCCATGTTGCCGGTGTCCGGCGCGTTGCAGTTGGTGGCCTCCGGGGCCAGGTGCGCGCTGCGGCCCATGATCTCGGCGAGCGGGGCGTACTCGAGGTTGGTGAGTCCGGGGCCCCACTCGGGGTGGGGGTGGAAGAGGTTCCACAGCCCGCGCTTCTTCGCGTCCGCCTTGAGGTCTTCGAGGATGGGCGGGTGGAAGTGCGGATCGCCCGACTCCGCCATCTGCGCCTCGTAGACCGGCTCCGCCGGGTAGATCCGCTCGTCCATGAAGGCGAGCAGCTTCTCCTGGTACTCCTTGGCCCTGTCGGTCAGCTCGAACACGTGGTTCTCCTCACGGGGATGGATTTCAGGGACCGGCGCGCCGGCGCCGCCGGCCGGCGGGAACGGGGGCCGTGCTACCCGTCTGCCTGCGTTGCCTGTACTGCCTGCGCTTTTGCTGTCGTCACGCCCTGGTGCAGCAAGGCCCTCAACTCCGCGGCGGTCGTGGCCGCTTCGCGGTGGAGGATGCCTGCGAGGCCGGCGCGTCGTGCCGCGACGATGTTGTGTTCGAGGTCGTCGACCATGACGGTCTCGCCGGGTTCGGTGCCCAGACGCTCGCATGCGATGGCGTACGCGCGCCGGGAGGGTTTGCGTACGCCGATCTCCCCGGAGATGACCACGGCGTCGAACATGGACTCCAGGTCGAAGCCCGCGTAACAGTCGTCGCCCAGGGAGTTGGAGAGCAGGCCCACGCGGTGTCCCGCGTTCCGCACTTCGGCGACGAGGTCGAGCATCGCCCGGTCGGGGCGCAGTCCGGCCTGCATCAGGGACAGGAGGCCGGGCCCTTGGATGTCTGCGCCGTGCGCGCGCAGCCGCTCGGCGAAGCCGTCCTCGAACTCACGCTGGCCGAGCCGG encodes the following:
- a CDS encoding acyl-CoA dehydrogenase family protein; translation: MFELTDRAKEYQEKLLAFMDERIYPAEPVYEAQMAESGDPHFHPPILEDLKADAKKRGLWNLFHPHPEWGPGLTNLEYAPLAEIMGRSAHLAPEATNCNAPDTGNMEVLTLFGTDEHKEKWLKPLLDGEIASAFAMTEPAVASSDATNIQLRMERDGDDYVLNGRKWWTSNALHKNCKVLIVMGKTEPEAATHRQQSMMVVPIDTPGVTVLRNLPVFGYQDREGHAEVVFEDVRVPVTALLAGEGDGFMISQARLGPGRIHHCMRAVGMAERALDLMIDRAQARTTFGEPVANRANVQDWIAEARIEIDMVRLLTLKAAYLMDTVGNRHARTEIAAIKVAAPEVALKVVDRAIQVHGGGGVSNDFPLASMYAHLRTLRLADGPDEVHKRTIAMRELRRREPQWGRTG
- a CDS encoding HAD family hydrolase, yielding MSTRISAVLFDFGGVLTTSLIEAFEAFGATLGVDPRLPLRLLAKDERSGALLVEHEEGRLGQREFEDGFAERLRAHGADIQGPGLLSLMQAGLRPDRAMLDLVAEVRNAGHRVGLLSNSLGDDCYAGFDLESMFDAVVISGEIGVRKPSRRAYAIACERLGTEPGETVMVDDLEHNIVAARRAGLAGILHREAATTAAELRALLHQGVTTAKAQAVQATQADG
- a CDS encoding TetR/AcrR family transcriptional regulator produces the protein MTTRGHAPDGEGIPSLADTSALREPPATARGARTRAALVAAARVVFERDGYLDSRLTDITAEAACSTGTFYTYFAGKEEIFQAVLEVAQDDMLHPGMPRLDPEDSSPVGVIEASNRAYFEAYRRNAKLMLILDQVAAGDSGFREVRRRRSRAFADRNARAIKDLQDRGLADRSLDPLMAARALSGMVSRMAYYAYGLGEDHTLDELVETSTALWANALKLDRSAE